The following proteins are co-located in the Lagenorhynchus albirostris chromosome 4, mLagAlb1.1, whole genome shotgun sequence genome:
- the LAMTOR3 gene encoding ragulator complex protein LAMTOR3 isoform X4, translated as MADDLKRFLYKKLPSVEGLHAIVVSDRDGVPVIKVANDNAPEHALRPGFLSTFALATDQGSKLGLSKNKSIICYYNTYQVVQFNRLPLVVSFIASSNANTATRISDCFTSGLETVLPNINYNLRSSARRHAQTA; from the exons ATGGCGGAT GACCTAAAACGATTCCTGTACAAAAAATTACCAAG tgTTGAGGGGCTCCATGCTATTGTTGTGTCAGATAGAGATGGAGTGCCTGTCATTAAAG TGGCCAATGATAATGCTCCAGAGCATGCTTTGAGACCTGGTTTCTTGTCTACTTTTGCCCTTGCGACAGACCAAGGGAGCAAGCTTGGACTTTCAAAAAATAAGAGTATCATCTGTTACTATAACACCTACCAG GTGGTTCAATTCAATCGTTTACCTTTGGTGGTGAGTTTCATAGCCAGCAGCAATGCTAATACAG CCACACGAATAAGTGACTGTTTCACATCTGGTTTGGAGACCGTTTTACCTAACATAAACT ATAATTTAAGAAGCTCTGCTCGACGTCATGCCCAGACAGCCTGA
- the LAMTOR3 gene encoding ragulator complex protein LAMTOR3 isoform X7: MADDLKRFLYKKLPSVEGLHAIVVSDRDGVPVIKVANDNAPEHALRPGFLSTFALATDQGSKLGLSKNKSIICYYNTYQVVQFNRLPLVVSFIASSNANTATRISDCFTSGLETVLPNIN; this comes from the exons ATGGCGGAT GACCTAAAACGATTCCTGTACAAAAAATTACCAAG tgTTGAGGGGCTCCATGCTATTGTTGTGTCAGATAGAGATGGAGTGCCTGTCATTAAAG TGGCCAATGATAATGCTCCAGAGCATGCTTTGAGACCTGGTTTCTTGTCTACTTTTGCCCTTGCGACAGACCAAGGGAGCAAGCTTGGACTTTCAAAAAATAAGAGTATCATCTGTTACTATAACACCTACCAG GTGGTTCAATTCAATCGTTTACCTTTGGTGGTGAGTTTCATAGCCAGCAGCAATGCTAATACAG CCACACGAATAAGTGACTGTTTCACATCTGGTTTGGAGACCGTTTTACCTAACATAAACT
- the LAMTOR3 gene encoding ragulator complex protein LAMTOR3 isoform X6 yields the protein MADDLKRFLYKKLPSVEGLHAIVVSDRDGVPVIKVANDNAPEHALRPGFLSTFALATDQGSKLGLSKNKSIICYYNTYQVVQFNRLPLVVSFIASSNANTGLIVSLEKELAPLFEELRQVVEVS from the exons ATGGCGGAT GACCTAAAACGATTCCTGTACAAAAAATTACCAAG tgTTGAGGGGCTCCATGCTATTGTTGTGTCAGATAGAGATGGAGTGCCTGTCATTAAAG TGGCCAATGATAATGCTCCAGAGCATGCTTTGAGACCTGGTTTCTTGTCTACTTTTGCCCTTGCGACAGACCAAGGGAGCAAGCTTGGACTTTCAAAAAATAAGAGTATCATCTGTTACTATAACACCTACCAG GTGGTTCAATTCAATCGTTTACCTTTGGTGGTGAGTTTCATAGCCAGCAGCAATGCTAATACAG GACTAATTGTCAGCCTAGAAAAGGAACTTGCTCCATTATTTGAAGAATTGAGACAAGTTGTGGAAGTTTCTTAA
- the LAMTOR3 gene encoding ragulator complex protein LAMTOR3 isoform X5, translating to MADDLKRFLYKKLPSVEGLHAIVVSDRDGVPVIKVANDNAPEHALRPGFLSTFALATDQGSKLGLSKNKSIICYYNTYQVVQFNRLPLVVSFIASSNANTGWKNLRTNTGKLYFLKRIVRSHCIQ from the exons ATGGCGGAT GACCTAAAACGATTCCTGTACAAAAAATTACCAAG tgTTGAGGGGCTCCATGCTATTGTTGTGTCAGATAGAGATGGAGTGCCTGTCATTAAAG TGGCCAATGATAATGCTCCAGAGCATGCTTTGAGACCTGGTTTCTTGTCTACTTTTGCCCTTGCGACAGACCAAGGGAGCAAGCTTGGACTTTCAAAAAATAAGAGTATCATCTGTTACTATAACACCTACCAG GTGGTTCAATTCAATCGTTTACCTTTGGTGGTGAGTTTCATAGCCAGCAGCAATGCTAATACAG GGTGGAAGAATTTGAGGACGAACACTGGGAAGCTGTACTTTCTAAAGAGGATAGTAAGATCTCATTGTATCCAGTAG
- the LAMTOR3 gene encoding ragulator complex protein LAMTOR3 isoform X9, with the protein MADDLKRFLYKKLPSVEGLHAIVVSDRDGVPVIKVANDNAPEHALRPGFLSTFALATDQGSKLGLSKNKSIICYYNTYQVVQFNRLPLVVSFIASSNANTEKSLAFI; encoded by the exons ATGGCGGAT GACCTAAAACGATTCCTGTACAAAAAATTACCAAG tgTTGAGGGGCTCCATGCTATTGTTGTGTCAGATAGAGATGGAGTGCCTGTCATTAAAG TGGCCAATGATAATGCTCCAGAGCATGCTTTGAGACCTGGTTTCTTGTCTACTTTTGCCCTTGCGACAGACCAAGGGAGCAAGCTTGGACTTTCAAAAAATAAGAGTATCATCTGTTACTATAACACCTACCAG GTGGTTCAATTCAATCGTTTACCTTTGGTGGTGAGTTTCATAGCCAGCAGCAATGCTAATACAG